A segment of the Chryseobacterium scophthalmum genome:
GGTATAATGAATTGGTTGTGAAAGCTGATTTGGCTGAAAACTCAGGCGTGAGAGGCTCTATGGTTATAAAACCATACGGGTATGCAATCTGGGAAAAAATGCGTGATGAGATGGACAAAAAGTTCAAAGAAACGGGTCACGTTAATGCTTACTTCCCGCTTTTTGTGCCCAAAAGCTTGTTTGAAGCTGAAGAAAAAAATGCTGAAGGTTTTGCTAAAGAATGTGCTGTAGTAACGCATTACAGACTAAAAAATGATCCAGATAATCCAGGGAAATTAATTGTTGACCCGGAAGCTAAATTAGAAGAAGAGCTTATCGTAAGACCAACTTCTGAAGCAATCATCTGGAATACTTATAAAGGCTGGATTCAGTCATACAGAGATTTACCAATTCTTATCAACCAATGGGCAAATGTTGTGCGTTGGGAAATGAGAACCCGTCTATTCTTAAGAACTTCAGAGTTTTTGTGGCAGGAAGGTCACACCGCTCATGCTACTAAAGACGAAGCTGTTGAAGAAGCAGAAAAAATGAATAAAGTATATGCAGATTTTGCAGAAAACTTTATGGCAATGCCTGTTGTACAAGGTTTAAAAACACCTTCAGAGAGATTTGCTGGTGCCGATGAAACGTATTGTATTGAAGCATTAATGCAGGATGGAAAAGCGCTTCAGGCAGGAACTTCTCACTTCCTTGGACAGAATTTCGCAAAAGCATTCGACGTAAAATTCACTAACAAAGAAGGAAAAATAGAGCACGCTTGGGCAACTTCTTGGGGAACTTCTACCCGCTTAATGGGTGCTTTAATTATGACGCATTCTGATGATCTTGGTTTAGTACTTCCTCCAACTTTAGCACCGATCCAAGTGGTAATTGTTCCTATCTTTAAAGGAGAAGAGCAACTAAATCAGATTAGTGAGGTAGCTTTAGAAATTCAAAATAAATTAAAACTGAAAGGTATCTCAGTTAAATTTGATAATGATACTCAAAACAAACCAGGCTGGAAATTTGCAGAATACGAATTGAAAGGTGTTCCGTTGAGAATTGCAATGGGTCCTAGAGATTTAGAAAACAAATCTGTAGAAATCGCAAGAAGAGATAATCTTACGAAAGAAACGCGTCCATTGGAAGGTTTAGATTCTTATATCGAAGATTTATTGAAAACCATTCAGCAGGATATGTATACTAAAGCTTATGAGTTTAGAAAAAACAATTTCACAAAAGTAGATTCTTATGATGAGTTTAAAAAAGTTTTAGAAGAAAAGCCAGGATTCATCTACGCACATTGGGACGGAACTGCTGAAGAGGAAGAGCAGATTAAAGAAGAAACTAAAGCAACCATTAGATGTATTCCTTTAGATGACGATATTGAAGAAGGTGTTTCTTTGATCTCTGGAAAACCATCAAAAAGAAGAGTTTTATTTGCGAAAGCTTACTAAAATCTTAACATAATAATTATTAAATCTGCAAAAATTTTAAGAATTTTTGCAGATTTTTTTTGAAACCTATGATTTGGATAGATTTTTGATTAAATTTATCTCACATTAACTTCAAAATAAATTAATATGTCATTAAACATCATTGATCTTATCAAAGGGCAGCTAGGTTCTGCACTTGTTTCTCAGGCTGCATCGCAACTTGGAGAAAGTGAAGCCGGGATTTCTAAAGCCGTTTCGGGTTTACTTCCGGTGATTGTAGGCGGATTAGCCAACAATTCTGACAATCCTGCAGTATTGGATTCTGTTTCCAATGCTTCTTCGCAAGGTGTTTTGGGGAATTTATTAGACACCGCGTCTAACAATTCTATGGTTTCTGGACTATTGTCATCAATTTTCGGTGATAAACTTAGTGGAATTATCAATACCATTGCAACCTATGCCGGAATCAGCAACAATTCATCATCTTCGTTATTAAATCTAGTTACCGGTGCAACAGTAGGTTCTGTAGGAAAATATGCTGCAGAAAATAATCTAGACAAATCTGGCATTTCATCATTATTAAATGATCAGAAAGGAGTTGTTTCTACACTTTTACCAGCCGGACTTTCGTTAGCATCTTTAAATGTTGGTGATTGGGCAAAAGGTTATAAGTTTGACAATGATAACGACACCATTGCATCAACTCCACACGAAGAACCGAAAGTAGAAGTTACCAGAAGCGTTGCGGATGGTGGTACTTTCCCAAACAACCCGACTCCTTCCGAAGGCGGTTCTATCTGGAAATGGCTTCTTCCATTGTTACTTTTAATCGCAGCAGGATATTTCTTATGGAAACAGTGTGAGAAAAAAGAAACTACAACTACAACAACTGTTTCAGGTGACAGCTTAAATACTGTAAATGATACGATGTCAACACAAAACGACACAACTACAATGACGACCACCAAAGTTGATGAAGATATCGATTTAAACGGAATGGCATTGAAAGGTTACAAAGGCGGACTGGAAGATCAAATGATCACCTTCTTAAAATCTGATGGCTACAAAAACGCTGCAAACGATGATGCATTAAATAAAAAATGGTATGATTTTGACCATGTGAATTTCAAAATAGGAAGTGCGAATGCTTTAGAAGCAGGTTCTGAAGGACAATTACAAAATTTAGTAGCGATTCTAAAAGCATATCCCGATGCAAAAATAAAAATTGGTGGTTACACCGATAAAACAGGAGATGAAGCTAAGAACAAAAAACTTTCTTCAGACAGAGCTCATTTCATTAAAGATTGGTTAGGAAAACAAGGTGTAGGAGCACAGGTTATTGCTGCCGATGGATACGGAAGTGAATTTGCTAAAGTTGATGCATCAGCTTCAAACGAAGAAAGAGCAGTTGACAGAAAAATGTCTGTAAGATTTGCAAAATAATTTCTTTTTAAAATATAAAATGAATCCCGAAAGTTTTTTTTCGGGATTTTTTTATGAGAACTTTATGTTCATTTCATTTATTTAATTAAATTTGTTAGTCATTTCTAACAATGACTGAATTCAATATGAAAAACGCTTGGCGAAAAGATAAAACATCTCATTCATTACCAGAGGTATTCTCTTCTATTTCTATTCCTAAAAAATCAGGGTTTTGGAGGAAATATCTTGCCTTTGCAGGTCCTGGATTGATGGTTGCAGTAGGATATATGGATCCGGGAAACTGGGCAACCGATATTGCGGGTGGATCACAGTTTGGTTATACTCTACTTTCTGTAATTCTTATTTCTAATATTTTCGCAATGATTTTGCAGCATTTATCGGTAAAACTAGGAGTTGTTGCCGAAAGAGATTTAGCGCAGGCTTGTAGAGATCATTTTAACCCGACTACCAATTTCATTCTTTGGGTATTTTGTGAAATTGCCATTGCCGCCTGTGATTTAGCTGAAGTTATAGGTTCTGCAATTGCTTTAAATCTCCTTTTTGGAATTCCATTGACTTGGGGAATTGTGATTACTACTATTGATGTATTAATTATTTTACTGCTTCAGGCAAAAGGTTTCCGTTGGATAGAAAGTATTGTTGCAGGTTTAATGTTTATTATTTTGGTTTGTTTCGGGTATGAAATTATTATTTCCAAACCTGAAATAAATGCCATTTTAGGAGGGTTAATTCCACAAAAAGAAATCATCACCAATCCGGCAATGCTATACATCGGAATAGGAATTTTGGGCGCAACCGTAATGCCCCACAATTTGTATTTACACAGCAGTATTGTACAAACCCGCGATTATACTAGAGACAGGGAAGGAAAAAAAGAGGC
Coding sequences within it:
- a CDS encoding Nramp family divalent metal transporter is translated as MTEFNMKNAWRKDKTSHSLPEVFSSISIPKKSGFWRKYLAFAGPGLMVAVGYMDPGNWATDIAGGSQFGYTLLSVILISNIFAMILQHLSVKLGVVAERDLAQACRDHFNPTTNFILWVFCEIAIAACDLAEVIGSAIALNLLFGIPLTWGIVITTIDVLIILLLQAKGFRWIESIVAGLMFIILVCFGYEIIISKPEINAILGGLIPQKEIITNPAMLYIGIGILGATVMPHNLYLHSSIVQTRDYTRDREGKKEAIKFATLDSTVSLLLAFFINAAILILAAATFHTTGNEHVADIHDAYKMLTPILGASMASIAFAIALLASGQNSTLTGTLAGQIVMEGFLNIRLKPWLRRLITRLIAVIPALIVTIIYGEHGTTDLLVLSQVILSMQLSFAVVPLVIFTNDKAKMGEFVNKPFLKICVWFISVVIIILNLYLLYQTFFGE
- a CDS encoding OmpA family protein codes for the protein MSLNIIDLIKGQLGSALVSQAASQLGESEAGISKAVSGLLPVIVGGLANNSDNPAVLDSVSNASSQGVLGNLLDTASNNSMVSGLLSSIFGDKLSGIINTIATYAGISNNSSSSLLNLVTGATVGSVGKYAAENNLDKSGISSLLNDQKGVVSTLLPAGLSLASLNVGDWAKGYKFDNDNDTIASTPHEEPKVEVTRSVADGGTFPNNPTPSEGGSIWKWLLPLLLLIAAGYFLWKQCEKKETTTTTTVSGDSLNTVNDTMSTQNDTTTMTTTKVDEDIDLNGMALKGYKGGLEDQMITFLKSDGYKNAANDDALNKKWYDFDHVNFKIGSANALEAGSEGQLQNLVAILKAYPDAKIKIGGYTDKTGDEAKNKKLSSDRAHFIKDWLGKQGVGAQVIAADGYGSEFAKVDASASNEERAVDRKMSVRFAK
- the proS gene encoding proline--tRNA ligase, with product MAKLTSRSEDYSKWYNELVVKADLAENSGVRGSMVIKPYGYAIWEKMRDEMDKKFKETGHVNAYFPLFVPKSLFEAEEKNAEGFAKECAVVTHYRLKNDPDNPGKLIVDPEAKLEEELIVRPTSEAIIWNTYKGWIQSYRDLPILINQWANVVRWEMRTRLFLRTSEFLWQEGHTAHATKDEAVEEAEKMNKVYADFAENFMAMPVVQGLKTPSERFAGADETYCIEALMQDGKALQAGTSHFLGQNFAKAFDVKFTNKEGKIEHAWATSWGTSTRLMGALIMTHSDDLGLVLPPTLAPIQVVIVPIFKGEEQLNQISEVALEIQNKLKLKGISVKFDNDTQNKPGWKFAEYELKGVPLRIAMGPRDLENKSVEIARRDNLTKETRPLEGLDSYIEDLLKTIQQDMYTKAYEFRKNNFTKVDSYDEFKKVLEEKPGFIYAHWDGTAEEEEQIKEETKATIRCIPLDDDIEEGVSLISGKPSKRRVLFAKAY